The Strix aluco isolate bStrAlu1 chromosome 1, bStrAlu1.hap1, whole genome shotgun sequence genome has a window encoding:
- the CHST9 gene encoding carbohydrate sulfotransferase 9 isoform X2, giving the protein MTRRAAWNSSAPPGLSKHEMAASGGRHWRGKADPFGVVAASLVSQLSDQQKMSESPLSHFRGVYLPPALHPLNKTLVKGGNWKDVDSTQEKRRSFLHDFCKKYNSRKKLRTHLVHLVSRIYVEDRHKVLYCEVPKAGCSNWKRVLMVLNGLATSAHNISHDDVHYGKHLRRLDSYDLKGIHTRLNTYTKTIFVRDPMERLVSAFRDKFEHPNSYYHPVFGKAIIKKYRHNANEESLKTGSGVKFKEFIQYLLDSHRPVGMDIHWEQVSKLCYPCLINYDFIGKFETLEEDANYFLQLVGAPAELKFPKFKDRHSSDERTSAEVVRQYLKELSKEERQLTYDFYYLDYLMFNYTSPIV; this is encoded by the coding sequence ATGACAAGGAGAGCAGCGTGGAACAGCAGTGCTCCTCCTGGCCTCAGTAAGCACGAGATGGCTGCCTCAGGTGGCAGGCACTGGCGGGGCAAGGCTGACCCTTTTGGTGTGGTGGCTGCTTCCTTGGTGAGCCAACTGTCTGACCAGCAGAAGATGAGTGAGTCACCTCTCAGCCACTTCAGAGGGGTATATTTACCTCCTGCACTGCACCCTTTAAACAAGACATTAGTCAAAGGTGGCAATTGGAAGGATGTGGATAGTACCCAGGAAAAGCGCAGGTCCTTCCTGCATGACTTCTGTAAGAAATACAACAGCAGAAAGAAGCTGCGGACCCACCTTGTGCACCTGGTGTCAAGAATTTACGTGGAGGACAGGCACAAGGTCCTGTACTGCGAAGTGCCGAAAGCAGGCTGCTCCAATTGGAAAAGGGTCCTCATGGTGCTCAATGGACTCGCCACTTCAGCACACAACATTTCCCATGATGATGTGCACTATGGAAAGCATCTAAGGAGACTGGACAGTTATGACCTAAAAGGGATACACACACGCTTGAACACCTACACCAAGACTATATTTGTACGTGATCCTATGGAAAGACTGGTATCTGCCTTCAGGGATAAGTTTGAACATCCAAACAGCTATTACCATCCAGTATTTGGGAAGGCAATAATTAAGAAGTATAGACATAATGCAAATGAAGAGTCATTGAAAACAGGATCAGGAGTTAAGTTCAAGGAGTTTATCCAATATTTGTTAGATTCCCATCGCCCAGTAGGAATGGACATTCATTGGGAACAAGTCAGTAAGCTCTGCTATCCCTGCCTCATCAACTATGATTTTATAGGAAAGTTTGAAACCCTGGAAGAAGATGCCAATTACTTTTTGCAGCTGGTAGGTGCTCCAGCTGAGCTGAAGTTTCCTAAATTCAAAGACAGACATTCCTCTGATGAGAGAACAAGTGCAGAAGTAGTGAGGCAATACTTAAAGGAATTGTCTAAGGAGGAGAGACAGCTGACCTATGACTTCTATTACTTGGATTACTTAATGTTCAATTATACATCACCAATTGTATAG